The sequence TCATACTCGCAATTCAGGAAACTCCAATAATTCATTCTCACTTATTTCTCAACATTGGCAGCATCACCACCAGAGTTTTCCCCGTTACCGCTGTCACTAGATTTAACCGTGGTGGTCGTCACGTTGACGGCCGCGGCTCGCCCGCTGTCGTCCTGAGTGACGAGGAACTCTACTGACTGACCCTCCGACAAGGTGCGGAAGCCGCCGTCGGTTTGGATCGCACTGTAGTGAACGAAGAGATCAGAGCCACCATCTTCGGGAGTTATGAAACCGAAACCCTTCTCCTCGTTGAACCATTTCACTGTGCCCTTATATCTTTGACTCTCGGTGGTGCTCATGGCTTCCCAAGaaacacaagttttttttttccttctctttctaaGGTCTTGAAATCTTATGATGAATTGGAGTGTCAAGTTCAGCCTATTTATTATGATTCGTTTATTACCGTGCTATGATGAATTTGtctatttcaaaaaaagaaaaagaaagaagaacgTGAATATGTTTGGTGTAAATGGGgacaaattattaatattagtaCTAGCTAGCTACCTATAGTGTTTGTTAGAGTAGGTGAAAAAATAGACCACTTCATTATTcaattattgtaaatttgattatataaaataaattatatatgttttaaaaatgtttaagtaaaaaatgattttaagataatttacgTATCTAGTGTACGTAGCAGCAATGAAGTTTAAACCTAGGAATTCATGCCAACTACTTAGCTAGTAAGATAATTTATTTCCTTTGAACGAATTAAagcttaaaataatattttttacaacaattttttttataagaaaaatgaaatgatttGTAGTTGTTAGTTTTGTATTTAATTCAATCAATTGTTAATGACAAAATAGGGAATTAAAAGtaagctaaaaaaataaaatgtttgtttttaatataagcatcaaaattatttatgatcaaaacactatttatttcatttaattttataatcattgattatatataaacataatcaaacacatttgattaataatactaacattttgttttctattttgaaaGCAGTCTAATTCAAATATGCTAAAGCCAATTTaacaataagaaataaaatgtacCAAAAAAACGAGGTAGAGCATATTTATTGTGATTGGTTCATTCCCATAGTAGAAAGGACGTAATTAATGAAATTGATGAGGTACTAACGTGAACATGTTTAGTGTAGGTGGAGACAAATTTGTactatttttttgtgaaaattacCAATAGCTTTTCTCTTCAttagaatataatatttaaccAACCTAGTACAGTCAGCAGATAATTAGATTCATTCTTTAACCATGTTAATGGGTGTTTAATTTTCTGAtcatatatatgaaaaagattttgttaaaaaatatataatttattttagtgatCTCTATGTctcaaaattaatcttatatgtaACTTACAGTTACAGGAATAtcttgcttttaaaaaaagaatataatatttaataataatctaGTCCACACATGCTAgttggatattttttattaggtggATTAGTCCTTAACTTCAATTCTTTGCATCGCATTCAGATTGTTCACTCCTTTATATCAAGCTTCGTTacccccctttgccattcaccTTCTCCCTTTGTCGGCATTCTAGCTATAATATTGATATAAAAACATTAGTCATAATGAATGATTATGGTATGTGGGGCAAAGGATCATTAGGAGTGGAGGTGTCAACCTAGTTGGAATTTCTAATCCTAGTGTGATGTTCAAGCATGCCTTcttttgattagaaaaaaaaatgattatggtacaattttatttgattaaagatTCTTGgaatagtaatttaatttaagatgtTGCATCTCCTTTGTATAGACACCAAATAAATTCAACAGGATCCATCCAATTTTGAGAATTGCCACAAAAAACCAGCAACTAGACCAACCAATTCTTAATTTTCACAACTTCCATTACAAACTTCGTACTCTTGTCAACTAAATCATACACAAGATGAATAAACAACACATTCTGAGCACCTAA comes from Glycine soja cultivar W05 chromosome 20, ASM419377v2, whole genome shotgun sequence and encodes:
- the LOC114402365 gene encoding uncharacterized protein LOC114402365 is translated as MSTTESQRYKGTVKWFNEEKGFGFITPEDGGSDLFVHYSAIQTDGGFRTLSEGQSVEFLVTQDDSGRAAAVNVTTTTVKSSDSGNGENSGGDAANVEK